The segment CGGCGGCAGCGGCGATGTGCACGCCGCACAGCAGCTGGTTGACGGTCTTGAGGGCCTGGCCGTCGCCGGGCTTGTCGCCCACGATGCTTAGCGTGGAGGCCAGCAGTTCCAGCGCGGGCCGGGCCTTTTCCTGGGCGGCCGGCGTCGCGCCCACCACGATCAGGAGGTCGCCTTCGCCGGCGCGCTTCGGGCCGCCGGAAAGCGGCGCGTCAACGAGTTCGACGCCGTACTCGGCCAGGCGGGCAACGGTGGCCGGAATGGCTTCGGTACCGACCGTGCTGCCGAGGATCACGACGGCGCCCGGCTTGAGCACAGGGGCGACGCCGCTCTCGCCGAAGAGAACGTCATCGAGTTGTTCGCCGTTGCGCACGGCAAGGAGCAGGGCGTCGGCGCCTTCGGAGGCTTGACGCGCCGAAGCGAAGGTGCGGATCCCGGCGTCGGCGGCGAGCTTCAGGCGCGGTTCGGCGATGTCGAAGCCGTGGACGGTGAGCTGGGTTGCCAGGCGGGTGGCCATCGGCAGGCCCATGGCGCCCAGGCCGAGGACGGCGACGGTGTAGTTGCTGGTCATGGTGTTCTCCATTGAATGCGGTGGCTAAAAGGTACTGCTGAGCTTGCGTGTGACTTGCGCCAGGGATTCGTCGTCGCCCACGTTGCCGGCGAAGACGATGTACGGGATGCCCTTCGCGGGTCCGTCCACCGGCTCCCACAGCGAGACGATGCCGGGCAGCATCGGGCCGCGGACAATCGCGTGGCGGATTTCCAGGCCGTGTGCGGCCACGTCCGAGGACGTGATGCCGCCCTTGGCGATGACGAAGCGCGGCGGGAAGGTCTTGAGCGTCCGGTTCACGATCGCGACGACGGCGGCAGAGACGGTGCGGGCAATCTTCAGGCTCGCCGCGGCGTCGTCCGTCTTGATGAGCAGTCGGCTCGTGTGGACGATGACGTCGCCGTCGCGGAGGGCGTCGACGACGGCGGCGACCACAGTTCCGATGTACTCGTCCGCGCCGCTAACGAAAAGTCCCTCGACGTCGATCTCGATGATGCGGGCGGCGCTGTGCTGGGTCGTCAGGGTGTTGAGCTGGCGCGTGGTGAGGCCGACATGCGAGCCAACCACGATCAAGCCACCGGCTGTGGAGGGAGCGTTGCCTTCGTATGCTTCCTCGCCGCTGAGCGCTTCGCGGATTTCCTGGCCGATGCGGCCGCGGACGAAGGGCGGGCCCACGCGGTAGAGCAGCTTCTTTCCGCGGCGTTCGGCTTCTTCCAGTCCGAGGGCCAGCGCGCGGAAATCGTTCTCGGTGACGACGTCCGCGACGATTGGCGTGGAGTTCGCAGCGGGTTCGATCGCGTCGGCGATGGCCTTGGCGGAGAGGTCGGGATCTCCGGCGGATCCATTCGCGGCAGCAGCGCCGGCGCGGATGATGTTCAGGTCGAGGACGATCACGGAATCCGCGGCGAAACGGCCCTGCGACTTCTCCTCCACATACTTGGCCAGCTCGGAATTGGCGAACCCGAAGCTCGCATCCTTGGCGAATTCGGTCTCGGCAACCGGGGTGAGCT is part of the Arthrobacter ramosus genome and harbors:
- a CDS encoding NAD(P)-dependent oxidoreductase — translated: MTSNYTVAVLGLGAMGLPMATRLATQLTVHGFDIAEPRLKLAADAGIRTFASARQASEGADALLLAVRNGEQLDDVLFGESGVAPVLKPGAVVILGSTVGTEAIPATVARLAEYGVELVDAPLSGGPKRAGEGDLLIVVGATPAAQEKARPALELLASTLSIVGDKPGDGQALKTVNQLLCGVHIAAAAEAMALADALGLDQAKTLAALEAGAAGSFMLSNRGPRILEAYNEEGAEVLSRLDIFVKDMGIVGKATRAAGLAAPVAAAAEQLYLLGQAQGLAAADDSAVIKVVAPVRRTN
- a CDS encoding four-carbon acid sugar kinase family protein gives rise to the protein MTLEADVLAAFPAEVQIPAQLVADAVAASSGASPRVLVVLDDDPTGTQSVANLPVLTRWEAADFTWAFAHIVESQSQPAVYVLTNTRSLDTVEAAARNEEIVRNALAAAGDDVRLGFVSRSDSTLRGHYPLEPDVIAATIADVTGEATDGVVMVPAFPDAGRVTIGGVHYMRGTGDDAGKLTPVAETEFAKDASFGFANSELAKYVEEKSQGRFAADSVIVLDLNIIRAGAAAANGSAGDPDLSAKAIADAIEPAANSTPIVADVVTENDFRALALGLEEAERRGKKLLYRVGPPFVRGRIGQEIREALSGEEAYEGNAPSTAGGLIVVGSHVGLTTRQLNTLTTQHSAARIIEIDVEGLFVSGADEYIGTVVAAVVDALRDGDVIVHTSRLLIKTDDAAASLKIARTVSAAVVAIVNRTLKTFPPRFVIAKGGITSSDVAAHGLEIRHAIVRGPMLPGIVSLWEPVDGPAKGIPYIVFAGNVGDDESLAQVTRKLSSTF